A window of Pyrobaculum aerophilum str. IM2 contains these coding sequences:
- the hmgA gene encoding hydroxymethylglutaryl-CoA reductase (NADPH) — protein MFLMEVKLHEFEKVYGDANKAAEARRQYLEKVTGVKLENIGRTIIDLNTVVGRNIENVIGAVQIPVGVAGPLLVRGDYANGYFYVPLATTEGALVASVNRGAKFVTESGGARVKVLKDGMARAPLFRVPSLIDAVELVEWVTGHFEELKKVAESTTRFGKLKDIQHFIVGNYVWLRLVFSTGDAMGMNMVTIASEAVAKFIQENFPKAKLIALSGNMCVDKKANAVNFILGRGKTVVAEAVIKKEILERLGITPEDVHNVNVRKNLIGSALAHSYGFNAHFANIIAAIFIATGQDVAQVVESSMGITSTEAREDGLYISVFLPSLEVGTVGGGTGLPTQREALELLGVAGSGNPPGVNALKFAEIIAAAVLAGELNLLIALARNELASAHKKLGRGAR, from the coding sequence ATGTTTCTAATGGAAGTAAAACTACACGAGTTTGAAAAAGTATATGGCGATGCGAATAAGGCCGCAGAGGCTAGACGGCAGTATTTAGAAAAAGTGACAGGCGTCAAGCTGGAAAATATAGGAAGGACTATAATTGACTTGAACACAGTAGTGGGGAGAAATATTGAAAACGTCATAGGGGCGGTGCAGATCCCCGTGGGAGTGGCCGGCCCCCTCTTAGTGAGGGGGGATTACGCCAACGGTTACTTCTACGTGCCTTTGGCCACAACAGAGGGCGCGCTTGTGGCCTCTGTTAATAGAGGCGCTAAATTCGTCACGGAGTCTGGGGGCGCGAGGGTTAAGGTGTTAAAAGACGGCATGGCGCGGGCCCCCCTTTTTAGAGTCCCATCGCTTATCGACGCCGTGGAGTTAGTGGAGTGGGTCACGGGTCATTTCGAAGAGTTGAAAAAAGTAGCAGAATCTACAACGCGTTTTGGAAAGCTTAAGGATATACAGCATTTTATCGTCGGAAATTACGTATGGCTTAGGCTGGTCTTCTCCACGGGAGATGCAATGGGGATGAACATGGTCACTATTGCCTCAGAGGCCGTTGCCAAGTTTATTCAAGAGAACTTCCCTAAGGCCAAGCTAATTGCGCTTAGCGGCAACATGTGCGTAGACAAAAAGGCCAATGCTGTTAACTTCATATTAGGGAGGGGCAAGACTGTAGTGGCTGAGGCAGTAATTAAGAAAGAGATACTGGAAAGACTAGGCATTACCCCCGAGGATGTTCATAACGTAAATGTTAGGAAAAACCTAATAGGCTCTGCGCTGGCCCACTCCTACGGATTCAACGCCCATTTTGCAAACATAATCGCCGCAATATTCATCGCCACAGGCCAAGACGTGGCCCAGGTAGTTGAGTCGAGCATGGGCATTACCTCCACGGAGGCGCGGGAGGATGGGCTGTACATATCTGTGTTCTTGCCGAGTTTAGAAGTCGGCACGGTCGGCGGCGGCACTGGGCTACCCACACAGCGCGAGGCGTTGGAGCTGTTGGGCGTGGCCGGCTCCGGCAATCCCCCCGGCGTTAACGCTTTGAAATTCGCAGAAATAATCGCAGCGGCCGTATTGGCTGGGGAGTTGAACTTACTAATAGCCCTGGCTAGAAATGAGCTTGCCTCTGCGCATAAAAAACTCGGCAGAGGGGCTAGGTAA
- a CDS encoding thiolase family protein, whose product MKDVYIVGGALYPAGRHYDKNLDDMAAIVLDKALTDAKTDIDAVFVASSTTELANKQQILGAYILESLGIDKVPVFRVENGDGSGSAAIALAYYALRSEEYNCVAVVGVDKPNDVLSNQQQDIYATTLDTYFERYFGFTPLSLAALMAKTYLKKYEYKYEDLARWAVLMHAHGASNPYAYFKRPIKLEDALNSELVSEPLRLYDVGPLADGAAAAVLCNNRREGPKIYSTATATNTTSFNSRGEYDVLYSLQEAARQALNKAGITPRDIATAEVHDSFSIFGVLALEGLGIVKRGGALAALREGDLPVNLSGGFKSRGNMLGATGVYQLVEVAWQLLGKEFKRVDGNYGVIHSMGGVDRISTVVVLGL is encoded by the coding sequence ATGAAAGACGTATACATAGTAGGCGGAGCCCTTTATCCAGCCGGCAGGCATTACGATAAAAACCTCGACGACATGGCCGCTATAGTTTTAGATAAAGCTCTTACAGACGCAAAGACAGATATCGATGCGGTTTTCGTTGCATCTTCAACTACAGAGTTGGCGAATAAACAACAAATACTAGGGGCCTATATACTGGAGTCTCTTGGCATTGACAAAGTGCCAGTTTTCAGAGTGGAAAACGGCGATGGTTCTGGCAGCGCCGCCATAGCCCTGGCTTATTACGCGTTGAGATCAGAGGAGTACAACTGCGTTGCCGTTGTTGGCGTGGATAAGCCCAACGACGTTCTCAGCAATCAGCAACAAGATATTTACGCGACTACACTAGATACATACTTTGAGAGGTATTTCGGCTTCACGCCGCTATCCCTTGCCGCGTTAATGGCAAAGACGTACTTAAAAAAATATGAATACAAGTATGAGGATCTCGCCAGATGGGCCGTCCTAATGCATGCGCACGGGGCGAGCAACCCATACGCTTATTTTAAACGCCCGATAAAACTTGAAGACGCATTAAACAGCGAATTAGTCAGCGAACCGCTTCGCTTATATGACGTAGGTCCCTTAGCCGACGGCGCCGCGGCAGCTGTGTTGTGCAACAACAGGCGAGAAGGTCCCAAGATATATTCAACTGCAACGGCGACAAATACCACTAGTTTTAACTCCAGAGGCGAGTACGACGTCTTATACAGCCTTCAAGAGGCGGCTAGACAGGCGTTGAACAAAGCCGGGATTACTCCAAGAGATATAGCCACCGCAGAAGTTCACGACTCCTTCTCTATATTTGGAGTCCTCGCCTTAGAAGGGCTTGGCATTGTGAAGAGGGGGGGCGCGTTGGCGGCCTTGAGAGAGGGAGATCTGCCTGTTAATCTCAGCGGCGGCTTTAAATCAAGAGGCAATATGCTCGGGGCCACTGGCGTCTACCAGTTGGTAGAAGTGGCTTGGCAGTTATTGGGAAAGGAGTTTAAACGAGTAGACGGCAACTACGGAGTAATCCACAGCATGGGAGGCGTGGATAGAATTTCGACAGTAGTTGTATTAGGTTTATGA
- a CDS encoding Zn-ribbon domain-containing OB-fold protein, giving the protein MKHESVPIYWRNIPQYYRLVAKRCKKCGAVYYPPVVRCRCGSRELEDVELPKEGRLLEYTVLHQVGSDFLKQKPLILGLVELANGIRVAGQIVDVQPDKLAPGVKVEVVFRRVVVDGKHGLVMYGYKFRPVGL; this is encoded by the coding sequence ATGAAACACGAGTCCGTGCCTATATACTGGCGGAATATTCCACAGTACTACCGCCTGGTGGCCAAGAGATGTAAAAAGTGCGGCGCCGTTTACTACCCGCCTGTGGTGAGGTGTAGATGCGGCTCAAGAGAGCTAGAAGATGTGGAGCTTCCCAAAGAGGGGAGGCTATTAGAATACACAGTGCTTCACCAAGTCGGCAGTGATTTTTTAAAACAGAAACCGTTGATCTTGGGATTAGTGGAGCTGGCAAATGGGATCAGAGTCGCGGGACAGATAGTCGATGTTCAGCCAGACAAACTCGCCCCCGGGGTGAAGGTGGAAGTGGTATTTAGAAGAGTAGTGGTAGATGGAAAACACGGCCTCGTCATGTACGGCTACAAGTTCAGGCCCGTGGGGTTATGA
- a CDS encoding hydroxymethylglutaryl-CoA synthase, which translates to MSKVGIVSWGAYIPKYRIRTEEVARIWGDDPLRIVDVYLVDEKSVESLDEDAVTIAVEAARRALKRAGINPKRIGAVYVGTESKPYAVKPISSILVDALGLSNNVFAVDMEFACKAGSEGLVAAIGLVESGRIEYGMTVGTDTSQGEPGEHLEYSASSGGASLIVGRDGVVAELEAVYSYVSDTPDFWRREGSPYPMHGEGFTGEPAYFRHIIGAARGLMERYGYKPSDFAYVVFHQPNGRFPVRAASMLNIPMEKVKPGIVVTHIGNTYNASALMGFAKVLDIAKPGDKILLVPFGSGAGSNAFVFTVTELITERQKSGVPTVEDMLRDKIYIDYAQYLKMRKMIKLFE; encoded by the coding sequence ATGAGCAAAGTCGGCATTGTTAGCTGGGGCGCCTACATACCGAAATATCGCATTAGGACTGAAGAAGTCGCAAGGATTTGGGGCGATGACCCGCTCCGCATAGTTGACGTATATCTCGTTGACGAGAAAAGCGTAGAGAGCCTAGATGAAGACGCCGTGACGATCGCGGTGGAGGCGGCTAGAAGGGCACTAAAGAGAGCTGGGATAAATCCGAAGCGCATAGGAGCTGTGTACGTCGGCACTGAGTCAAAGCCCTACGCCGTTAAGCCCATTTCCTCTATATTAGTAGACGCACTGGGGCTGAGCAATAACGTTTTTGCCGTAGATATGGAGTTTGCCTGCAAGGCAGGCAGCGAAGGCCTCGTGGCAGCCATTGGGCTAGTGGAGTCCGGGCGAATAGAATACGGCATGACTGTCGGCACGGACACCTCGCAAGGCGAGCCCGGGGAACACTTGGAGTATTCAGCCAGCAGCGGGGGGGCGTCTTTAATTGTCGGCAGAGACGGCGTCGTGGCAGAACTTGAGGCCGTGTATTCTTACGTGTCAGACACTCCCGACTTCTGGAGGAGGGAGGGATCGCCGTATCCCATGCACGGCGAAGGCTTCACCGGCGAGCCTGCCTATTTCAGGCATATAATCGGCGCAGCTAGGGGATTAATGGAAAGATACGGCTACAAGCCGTCTGACTTCGCCTATGTAGTATTTCACCAACCTAACGGCAGGTTCCCAGTCCGCGCCGCCTCTATGTTAAACATACCCATGGAAAAGGTAAAGCCAGGCATAGTGGTAACGCACATAGGCAATACCTACAACGCCTCAGCGCTGATGGGCTTCGCCAAAGTATTAGATATTGCAAAACCCGGCGACAAAATACTCCTAGTGCCTTTTGGCAGCGGCGCTGGCTCAAACGCGTTCGTCTTCACAGTCACAGAACTAATAACTGAGAGGCAGAAATCGGGCGTGCCTACGGTAGAAGATATGTTACGCGATAAAATATATATTGATTACGCGCAATATTTAAAAATGAGGAAGATGATTAAATTATTCGAATAA
- a CDS encoding FaeA/PapI family transcriptional regulator, with translation MPRRQTDKVFERKEQIIEYLKTYGELTTSKLIQLTGLSHSQIFYILKLLEKENIVKEVKRGKIAYWRLVETKEV, from the coding sequence ATGCCCAGAAGGCAGACTGACAAAGTTTTTGAGCGAAAAGAGCAGATTATTGAATATCTGAAAACCTATGGCGAGTTGACCACTAGCAAATTAATACAACTCACAGGGCTTAGCCACTCCCAGATATTCTATATCCTCAAGCTACTTGAAAAAGAAAATATTGTCAAAGAAGTTAAGAGAGGCAAAATAGCATATTGGAGGCTTGTAGAGACTAAGGAGGTTTAA
- a CDS encoding 30S ribosomal protein S25e yields the protein MGGKKKPTLSQLAKKAEKEKAQQAQKAKKEVKKEETPAKRTIQVLDEKVFQAIAKEVQNMRVITPYEIASKYGIKMSVAFKVLRNLKERGDLVLVAKGHRTEIYVPAKRS from the coding sequence ATGGGCGGAAAGAAAAAGCCAACTCTAAGCCAGCTGGCAAAAAAGGCTGAGAAGGAAAAGGCTCAACAGGCGCAGAAGGCTAAAAAGGAAGTGAAGAAGGAGGAAACGCCGGCGAAGAGGACTATACAAGTTCTTGATGAAAAAGTGTTTCAAGCTATTGCAAAAGAGGTACAGAATATGAGAGTTATCACGCCTTATGAAATTGCCTCTAAATACGGCATAAAGATGTCAGTGGCGTTTAAAGTCTTGAGGAATTTAAAGGAGAGAGGCGACTTAGTGCTAGTAGCAAAGGGCCATAGGACGGAGATTTACGTGCCCGCCAAGAGGAGCTAA